DNA sequence from the Alteribacter lacisalsi genome:
TGCATAACGAACCGCATCTAGTCTGTTGTACCGGCGGTATTCCGGTGCATCCGTATCCCTCGCAGGCAGTTCCGCCTCTTTAACCGGCAGCTCCTCCATACCCGATCCTTCTTCATTAACAAGGTAATCGTCCGACAGTTCCCCATCCTCAAGTACAGCCCGCCGCAGCTGCATCTGTTCTTCCATATACAGCTGTCCTCCCTGACGGATTACATGCTGAAAATAAAGAATATAATCATACAGTTCCTTATCCGCAACCGACTGATGACGGATAATGTGGCCGTCTAAAATGTTTTTAATGATCGACGCACCGCGGGAATAAAGCTGCTCTTCTTTACGGGCAAATGCCTCACCTTCGTTCATCCTGAAAAAAGGCAGTCCCGCCGCGTCCGATACATAGCACTCGTGGCAGTGGGCGATGTACTCCTTCAGCCGCCTTGTCGTCCTGTTCACCTACACCGCCTCCTCACGTCTCTTCTGTCATTCTATGCAGAAAGAGCAGAGAATCATGCCGGATAACAAAAAGAGAGCCCCGCACTCAGACGGCAGCTCCCTTGTATAATCGTCTATGCTAAAGTTGGTTGTTGATTTCCGCTCACTGCGCTCCCTTTCCGCGGGCGGTTCGGGAGCCTCCTCGGGAAGAGCACCCTGCGGGGTCTCCACTGTGCGCGCTATTCCCGCAGGAGTGTCGCGCATTCGCTTCAATTAAAATCAACATTGGTCTTTAACACAGCCATATAAAAAAATTAGGAAATTCTCTCTATAGCACCTTCCAGACGGAGAAGGTGTTCTTTTTTGTCCAGACCGCCGCCGTAGCCGACCATCGAACCGTTGCTTCCGATCACGCGGTGACACGGAATGAGAATCGGTACCGGATTCTGGTTGTTTGATCCGCCAATCGCCCGCACCGCTTTCGGCGCGCCGATCTCCAGGGCGATCTGCTTATAGGATTTCGTTTCCCCGTAAGGGATCAGCTTCACTTTTTCCCATACGAGACATTGAAACTTCGTACCTACCAGATCAAGTTTCACATCAAACGTCATTCTGGTACCTGCAAAATACTCTTCAAGCTCGGAGACAACAGGCTGAAGTTTTGCTGCATCTTCTTTAATCTCTGCATTCATGAAATGCTTCTTCGTCCATGTGCGGATTGCTGAACACGTTTCTTTAACCGGACCGAATTCGATCAGACACACACCATAGTCGGTGCTCGCAATCGTTAAGGCTCCGATCGGACTATTCATTTCCGTTACGTAAATGAATGACCGTTTCGACATACATAACCCCTTCTTTCAGTCCATCATTATCCTTTATCAAGCCTGATCTGCAGCGGCTTTTTCAGCCAGGCAGCCAACACGTGCAAAAAAAGGACTAATCTTATCCTACTGGACAACGCCATTACTTTCCAAGACTATATTTCCTTATTTAAGAGGATCTCAAGCCCTTTATCGATCTCAGCAAGCACTTGAGGGTCCGTTTCTCTTAGTTTCGCCTGTTTAAGCACGGATTCGGACTCCTCCCCTCCGCCAATCACACCAGCCGCCCAGGCAGCCGTACCGCGAATGACCGGACGGGGATCCTCGAGCATCAGATCATAGAGAACAGGCAGTGCCGACTCTTCCTTAAAATGTGCCAGAGCAATAATCGCATTTCTCTGAATCGGCTTCTTCCCCCGCCACGAACCGGCAATCCGTCCGTACGTATCCTTAAACTCCCGGTTTGTAATCGTCAGCAGCGGTTCAAGCTTCGGCTTCACCACCTCAGGGTCAGGTTCCAGTTCCTCATGATGATGAAAATCCTTTCCTTTGTTCTCGGGGCAGACGACCTGGCACGTGTCACAGCCATACAGCCGGTTGCCGAGTTTCTTTCGGAACCGGTCCGGCAGAAAGTCTTTCGTCTGTGTCAGATAGGCGATGCACTTGCCCGAATCCAGCTGTCCGCCCTGGACAAGCGCCCCGGTCGGACACGCATCCACGCACTTATTGCACGTGCCGCACTGATCCTCGATCGGCTGGTCAGGTTCCAGCGCCACGGTGGTAATCATTTCCCCTAAATACATATACGACCCGAACTCATGAGATATGATTGCACAATTTTTTCCGCTCCAGCCAATTCCGGCCCGCTCGGCCACCGCCCTGTCCGATAGCTCCCCGGTATCAACCATCGAGACACTCCTTGAACCAGGGACACGCTCCTCAATGAATGCCTCAATCTGCCGAAGTTTTCGCCTCAGCACGTGGTGGTAGTCTTCGCCCCAGGACGCCCGGCAGAATATACCCCGCCGCTCACCCTTTTTGGAAACCGGTGCATCCTTCATTTTCGAAGGATAAGCGATCGCAATCGCAATAATCGTCTTCGCCTCGGGTAAAAGCAGCTCCGGTCTGGTCCGCTTCTCAAGATCCTGCTCTTCAAACCCGCTCTCATACCCGAGCTCCCGGTGTCGCACAAGACGATCCTTAAGTGTCAGAAACGGATCCACCGACGCAAAGCCCACCTTATCAACGCCTATGCTCTTACTATATGCAGCGATTTCTTCCTTTAACTGGGCTCCTGTCACAAAAACCACCCCCTTCCGTTCATTTGGATATAAAATGGTAATTAAGACCCGGTGAACACGCTGTTTTTCCAGCATTCCGTTGATTTCCGTTGAAGATCCCGTGCAAAAAAGCAGCTGCGCGCCGGTCACCGGATTCCCTTTTTTCAGACTCATATTTGGCTATTTCCGCTCCAATAATTTCCCGCAGGCCTGCCGTAAAGGGGAGGGCAGGCCGGAAAATACTCGCACCGTATTTTACTATCCCCAAAACCGGGTGTCAAACGGCCCAATTTTCAGGTTTCGCAGGTATTTCTCCCGGAAATGCAGAAAGGTGTAGGGACTATACTCTGGGAGGTATGTATGCAATGAATTTTGATTTTACAGTACAGACAGACAAAAAACCTGAGCAGGTTCTCACTGATCTTGAGAACATCCTGAAGGAAGCTTCATTTGGTGTTCTCTGGTCGTTTAACGTGAAAGAAAAGCTCGACGAAAAAGGTGTCGGCTTTGATACGGACTACTTTATTCTTGAAGTGTGCAACCCGAAGATTGCGAAAGATGTTCTCGAATCGACCAAAATGGCCGGCTACTTTCTGCCGTGCAAGGTTGTCGTTTACGAAGCAGACGGCCAGACCTACATCGGCATGCCGAAGCCGACAACACTTATGGAACACGTCGGCGGCGATGATGTCATGAGAGTTGCCGAAGAGGTGGAAAATACCCTTCGCGAATGCTTCAAGAAGGCAGTCTGATTTAAGACTTGGGATTCAGGTGAAGTCAGGACAGAATGTCACGGGATTGGCGGGAAACAGCCCGCCAATGATTGGCCGAGTTCGGACATAACTTCTCCTGGGCTGGGAGAAGTGTCCGCACTTTGGCCAAGTTCGGACATAACTTCGCCTGAGCTGGGAGAAGTGTCCGGACTTTGGCCGAGTTCGGACATAACTTCGCCTGAGACGGGAGAAGTGTCCGCACTTTGGCCAAGTTCGGACATAACTTCGCCTGAGCTGGGAGAAGTGTCCGGACTTTGGCCGAGTTCGGACATAACTTCGCCTGAGACGGGAGAAGTGTCCGCACTTTGGCCGAGTTCGGACATAACTTCGCCTGAGCTGGGAGAAGTGTCCGCACTTTGGCCGAGTTCGGACATAACTTCGCCTGGGACGGGAGAAGTGTCCGAACTTTGCGGCTCCAGAAATTGCCCACCACCTGCACTCAGCAGCAAAAACGGTTCCAGTTATCGTATTTCGATAACTGGAACCGTTTTTTAGGTAATCAGAGACTGTTCTGCCCCAGCCCCATTAGTCGGGGAATTACTTATACGTTTTTTCATCTACGATTTCATGCATATGATTGTAGATGATCAGCCGGCTTGGACGGTTGTCCCCGGCTATTTTTTCGGCCTCTTCAATGGCCTGGTCCATCTTATCGAACGATGTCTCAGGTGCCACATCCTCAATCTTAACGAACCATTCGTCTGCATCTTTGTTTGGTCTCACGGTGTACTCTTTCATATCTGGTAATCCTCCTTCTATGCGAGTCAAAGAGCTTATTTGCTCGTATTGTCGCTATTTCCGTTAACAGTCCTAAATAAACCTGTTTACCGGAACCGGTCAAAAGGACTGATTTTTACTCATACTTTAAATACTGCGTTTAACGTAAGGGCAAACTGGAAATGGAATCACATACCAATAGAGGAGAGTGACCGACCATGGATTATAATGAAGCAAAAGATATGCAGAAGGACGGACAGCCTGGACAACGCCAGCGACAGCCTGGATTTGAATACGAAATGGATCCGATGCCGATCTTTGACGACCCTGACTATAAAGGGAGCGGCAAACTGGAAGGCAAAACGGCTCTGATCACTGGAGGCGACAGCGGAATCGGACGAGCGGTCAGTATTGCCTTTGCCAAGGAAGGTGCTGATGTTGCGATCGTCTATAAGGATGAACATGAAGACGCCGAAACAACGAAGAAGCTCGTCGAGGATAAAGGACAGCGGTGTATCCTGTTTGCCGGTGATATCGGTGACGAACAGTTCTGCCGGGACTCGGTTGAAAAAACAGTTTCTGAATTCGGTCGTCTTGACTGTCTCGTCAATAACGCTGCCGAACAGCATTTT
Encoded proteins:
- a CDS encoding DUF2188 domain-containing protein, with protein sequence MKEYTVRPNKDADEWFVKIEDVAPETSFDKMDQAIEEAEKIAGDNRPSRLIIYNHMHEIVDEKTYK
- a CDS encoding amidase domain-containing protein — translated: MNRTTRRLKEYIAHCHECYVSDAAGLPFFRMNEGEAFARKEEQLYSRGASIIKNILDGHIIRHQSVADKELYDYILYFQHVIRQGGQLYMEEQMQLRRAVLEDGELSDDYLVNEEGSGMEELPVKEAELPARDTDAPEYRRYNRLDAVRYAERWWNTPNPAYKKFENNCTNYISQCIHAGGVPMTGSGSRGKGWWYRGSNWSYSWTVANAFRWYVSGAKPVIKAREVQSPEELIRGDIICYDFTGDGRWNHTTIVVGKDKENKPLVNANTTNSRMRYWNYEDSTAWTPNIKYKFFHLVD
- the queG gene encoding tRNA epoxyqueuosine(34) reductase QueG, giving the protein MTGAQLKEEIAAYSKSIGVDKVGFASVDPFLTLKDRLVRHRELGYESGFEEQDLEKRTRPELLLPEAKTIIAIAIAYPSKMKDAPVSKKGERRGIFCRASWGEDYHHVLRRKLRQIEAFIEERVPGSRSVSMVDTGELSDRAVAERAGIGWSGKNCAIISHEFGSYMYLGEMITTVALEPDQPIEDQCGTCNKCVDACPTGALVQGGQLDSGKCIAYLTQTKDFLPDRFRKKLGNRLYGCDTCQVVCPENKGKDFHHHEELEPDPEVVKPKLEPLLTITNREFKDTYGRIAGSWRGKKPIQRNAIIALAHFKEESALPVLYDLMLEDPRPVIRGTAAWAAGVIGGGEESESVLKQAKLRETDPQVLAEIDKGLEILLNKEI
- a CDS encoding methylated-DNA--[protein]-cysteine S-methyltransferase, with product MSKRSFIYVTEMNSPIGALTIASTDYGVCLIEFGPVKETCSAIRTWTKKHFMNAEIKEDAAKLQPVVSELEEYFAGTRMTFDVKLDLVGTKFQCLVWEKVKLIPYGETKSYKQIALEIGAPKAVRAIGGSNNQNPVPILIPCHRVIGSNGSMVGYGGGLDKKEHLLRLEGAIERIS
- a CDS encoding DUF302 domain-containing protein; its protein translation is MNFDFTVQTDKKPEQVLTDLENILKEASFGVLWSFNVKEKLDEKGVGFDTDYFILEVCNPKIAKDVLESTKMAGYFLPCKVVVYEADGQTYIGMPKPTTLMEHVGGDDVMRVAEEVENTLRECFKKAV